The Ahaetulla prasina isolate Xishuangbanna chromosome 11, ASM2864084v1, whole genome shotgun sequence genome contains a region encoding:
- the ATP1B4 gene encoding protein ATP1B4, with product MANKDTSGAATDPHANQLQTPENKDEERHQLDAEEEQKKERTMGKKTRGERIKEFKTFIWNPDTRECLGRTARSWSLILFFYVALYTFLAGMFIFCMYVVLITLSPYTPRYRDRVAPPGVTIRPYVKQAYNIAFRVSEPSSWQPYVDNLEWFLKEYDDKVQETRNIPCTPGSYFVQDSDETTVKKACQFKRSQLMMCSGVQDQTFGYSKGQPCILLKMNRIIGYQPGYGTPITVSCKIQKGDQSHLQSLDFFPSETFEPMYFPYYGKLTHVNYTQPLVAIHFTGITRNQTLDLQCQLNGKGIINTVNNDRFLGRILFTLTVNS from the exons ATGGCTAACAAAGACACCTCTGGAGCTGCCACAGATCCTCACGCGAACCAACTCCAAACCCCG GAAAATAAGGATGAAGAGAGACATCAGCTGGATGCAGAAGAGGAACAAAAGAAAGAACGAACGATGGGCAAGAAAACGCGAGGCGAAAGGATCAAAGAATTTAAAACTTTCATTTGGAATCCAGACACCCGGGAATGTTTGGGCCGGACCGCTCGGAGCTGGA gTCTGATACTCTTTTTTTACGTCGCCCTGTACACCTTTCTGGCTGGCATGTTCATATTCTGTATGTACGTAGTCTTGATCACGCTGAGTCCCTACACGCCGAGATATAGGGACAGGGTAGCTCCACCAG GAGTTACGATTAGACCATACGTAAAGCAAGCCTACAACATCGCTTTCAGAGTTTCCGAGCCTAGTTCGTGGCAGCCTTATGTGGACAACCTGGAATGGTTCTTAAAAG AGTACGATGACAAGGTTCAAGAAACCAGAAACATCCCATGCACCCCGGGCTCATATTTCGTGCAAGACAGCGACGAAACCACAGTGAAGAAAGCTTGCCAATTCAAGAGGTCCCAATTGATGATGTGTTCCGGAGTTCAGGATCAAACCTTTGGATATTCAAAGGGGCAGCCTTGCATATTGCTAAAGATGAATCGT attATCGGGTATCAGCCTGGCTACGGCACTCCAATCACTGTGAGTTGTAAAATCCAG AAAGGCGATCAAAGTCACCTCCAGTCACTAGACTTCTTCCCAAGCGAGACCTTTGAACCCATGTATTTCCCTTATTATGGCAAACTGACGCAC gtgAACTACACACAACCCTTGGTAGCAATTCACTTCACAGGAATTACAAGAAACCAGACCCTGGACCTTCAGTGCCAACTGAACGGGAAAGGGATTATCAACACCGTTAACAATGACCGGTTTCTGGGACGGATCCTTTTCACACTAACCGTCAACAGCTAA